In one window of Posidoniimonas corsicana DNA:
- a CDS encoding DUF1559 domain-containing protein gives MRPLPERGFTLVELLVVIAIIGALAALLLPAVQSARESARRTGCANNMHQLAIAIQLHLEAEQHFPHSWPNGVTSIVWGRSLLPYLEDGALEQQWDDSIDMLEGVNLQVLAQPIAAHKCPTAPSRPTYDYTYRGSVRTYGTSDYKGVEGVLADDPIFARWARKNWVPGVIGREKVRLSQVTDGMSNTVTIVESVGDTSLYGPGSTKVGEIWWHTDGAWAGRNLAGLSPTQHGKRFGIPACSINCTNQYDSPPYSFHPGGAHVMVCDGSAHFLNEQIDVFVLGCLFSYDDGEATQAW, from the coding sequence ATGAGGCCGCTGCCGGAACGCGGCTTTACACTCGTGGAGCTGCTCGTCGTGATCGCGATCATCGGGGCGCTGGCGGCACTGCTGCTCCCGGCGGTGCAGTCGGCGCGCGAGTCCGCCCGCCGCACCGGGTGCGCCAACAACATGCACCAACTCGCAATCGCGATCCAGCTGCATCTGGAGGCGGAGCAGCACTTCCCGCACAGCTGGCCCAACGGCGTGACCAGCATCGTGTGGGGACGCAGCCTGCTGCCTTACCTTGAGGACGGGGCGCTCGAGCAGCAGTGGGACGATTCGATCGATATGCTTGAGGGCGTGAACCTGCAGGTGCTCGCCCAGCCTATCGCGGCGCACAAGTGTCCCACAGCCCCGAGCCGCCCGACCTACGACTACACATACCGCGGTTCCGTGCGGACCTACGGCACAAGCGACTACAAGGGCGTCGAGGGAGTCTTGGCGGACGACCCGATCTTTGCGAGGTGGGCCCGCAAGAATTGGGTCCCAGGCGTCATTGGGCGTGAGAAGGTTCGCCTCAGCCAGGTGACCGACGGGATGTCGAATACGGTCACGATCGTCGAGTCGGTCGGCGACACCTCCCTCTACGGCCCAGGGTCCACGAAGGTGGGCGAGATCTGGTGGCACACCGATGGGGCGTGGGCTGGTCGAAACCTGGCGGGCCTGTCTCCGACGCAGCACGGAAAGCGATTCGGGATTCCGGCGTGCTCGATCAACTGCACCAACCAGTACGACTCGCCGCCCTACAGCTTCCACCCTGGCGGGGCGCACGTGATGGTGTGCGACGGCAGTGCTCACTTCCTCAACGAGCAGATCGACGTGTTCGTGCTCGGTTGCCTGTTCTCGTACGACGACGGCGAAGCGACCCAGGCTTGGTGA